The stretch of DNA GATATCCCTCCTCATAGCTTCTTCGTCTTCATCATGGAAGCTGTCTCATATCCCAGCCGTTTGTATAAATGCTGCGCAGCTTCATTAGCCGCAAATACGTTCAATGCCAGATTGCCGATGCCTTCATGCTTTGCCGCCTCTTCCATATGTGTCAGTGCTGCACTGGCGTAGCCCATTTTACGGAATGCTTCCTCTATGTAGATATGGTAAATGAATATCCTGTCCCTTTCCTTTTGGGTGTTATACCAGATAACACCGACATTCGCTTCCTTTTCGGCACAGAAAATATACCCAATATATTGATCCTTCTTTCTATTTTCTTCCGCTAATAAAGTATGCAGCTGCGTTTTTGCATCATGAAGAGCTGCTTCTTTCGGAATACCCGTATTGCTGGATACATTTTCAGCATAGCTGGGAATCATGAATTCCATATAACGCTGCACTTGTTCCGTATCCATCTCTTTGAACATGATCGACATGTAGGTTCTCCTCATTTTTACAATTTTTTCTTTTCATATTACAGGAATGGGCTGCAGAAGAGAACCTGTACCCTGCTTTAAAAATGGCCATTCCCGCTTAGAAATGACCTGAAGAATGATATAAAACCTATTATTCTGCCGAAAACAAATGTTTCAAATACCCTTCCCGATTTTGCAGAAACCCTTTCGTGATCTGATAATGCTCCGTCTCTTCATAGTCAATCGATTGTATACCTTCCTCACTGAAATGAAGGATTTCCGCTCCAGGATAGCCGAGCAGGATTGGTGAATGTGTCGCAATGATGAATTGCACTTCCCCTGATTTCTCCAGGTCATGGATGATGCGCAGAAATGTCAGCTGCCGCTGCGGAGACAATGCTGCCTCCGGCTCATCAAGCAAATATATGGCTTTGCCGCCGAAACGATTTTGAAATAAGGAAAGAAACGCTTCACCATGGGATTGATGGTGCAGCGACTTGCCTCCATAGGCATCCCAAGACCCTATCTCATCAATATGAGAAGCAAAATGATAGAATGATTCAGCCCGCAAAAAGAAGCCATTCGTGACCTTCGGCAGCCAGGACAGTCGGATATCATCCGCCAGGGCCGCTTCGGAAGCGTCCACTTCATATATATTATTCCGTCCTCCCCCAGCAGTATTGAATCCGCATATATCGGCTATCGCCTCCATCAATGTCGATTTCCCGCTCCCATTCTCCCCGACGAAGAAAGTCACGGGCTTTGCCAATTCCAGTTCATCGAGCTGCTGGATCGCTGGTATGGAATAAGGATAGGCATGCGGGTGGTGTTTGCCGTCACGCAACAGCTTCACTCTTTTTAAAAACAAAGTACACAGCTCCTTTGTCCAGTATCTTTTTATCTGGTAAAACAAACAAAATGAATAAGCAAGAAGCACATGCAGTATATCATTAATGCGAAGTCATTAATCTCCGTGCATACTCAATAATTTCTTATCTGATTGCTATGATAGGATAATTCTACATCTTCTTATTCTAAGGCGTACATAGCCGATTGCACATCGCCCAGACATCTTTCAAAACCTTACGACTAACGATATTCCACTTTTTTCTTCATTCTCCTGCGTCTCTCGGATCACCTGCTTCGCGCCGTAACTTGCCTAAGATGAATCCAGGCAATGATGGCGGACATATAATCGGGATATTCACATTAAATGAAATAAGGCTGCTGCGCCCCGAATGAATCCGGCAGCACGGCAGCCTTCACTGTCCCTTGAATTGGACAAGCTTCACATAATCCGCAGAAACTCGTCAAATATCCGTCACCTGGTTCTCTTATGAATATACAGTCGGAGTTGGATATTCCCCTGTCAGCACCCAGTTCCCTATGTTTTTCCGTTTATATTCGATGGGATTGTGAAGGGAATGGGTACGGACATTCCGCCAAAAGCGGTCAAAGTTATTTTTTCTCGTAGCGGAACGTGCTCCCATCACCTGAAAAATACCGCTTGTGACATCCAGGGCGACTTTGGTCCCAAAAGCATTTGCCGCTCCCGTCAAAAGGGCAGTTTCCCCTCGTTCCTCTTCCGTGAGGGAACGATCTTGCGCCCAAGCTTCATCCACCTTTCTCCCTGCTTTTTCCACCAATTGAACTGCTGCTTGAATATCAATCCAAAAATCCCCGTAACTGCGTTGGATGAATGGATCATCAATTGCTTTTTCATAGTCTGTCAGATACCAAGGCCGTGATTTATTAATCGTATATTCCTTCGCTTCCTCCAATGCTCCCTCCGCTGAACCCACGAAAACATTCGCTAAAACGATTTGCGATAAAATGGCATCGAAAGTAGCTAAAGGTGTTCCCTTGGATTCTGTGAAATCAATAACTTCATCTGCTTCCACGACAACATTTTCAAATGTTACCGATCCGCTATCCGTTTGCCTTTGTCCCATTCCATCCCAATCATCATTGATCGTGATGCCTGTCCTTGAAGTCGGGATGATCCCAAGATATAAGGTTGTTTTTTCAGCATCATCGTACCATGTGATGGCTAGACGGTCAGAGTCCCTGGCCCCTGTGCTGAATGTGTTATGCCCATTCACTATATATTTGTCTCCCTGTCTTTTTCCGATCAGGCTCGGTTCAATCGGATTGGATGAGTTTCCCCAGAACCAGTTGTTTTTTGCTGATTGCGTATAGAAATGCTCTTTCTGTTTCGCATTACCCGCGATATGCGGCAAAACCGTTTGAAAGGCATGGTAGCCATATAGATGGCCAAGCGCTGCATCCGCTTTCGCTAATTCCCGGACAATTCGAAGGACAAGTGACCAAGGCTGCCCATTACCGCCATATTCTTTCGGAATATGGATATTCAATAGTCCGCTTTCCCGTAAAGCATCCCGCTGATTCTTGGCTGTGCCCCCAGCTTTATCACGCTCTGCTGCGTCCTTTGCAAACTCTTGGGCAAGCAATGCTGCCGTTTCCAAATATCTTGCTGATTCATTCACAGTGATTGTTTCCATTTCCATCTCCCTCTCCATCCAAATTTATTCACTGCATGAAAAAAACCTCTTCTAAAATAAGAAGAGGTTAAAAAACCGATCCATGATACTCCCCTTATCTCTCAAGCATACGCTTGCTGGATTTGGCACAGTGCTTTAAAAGTCTGCTGCCGAGGCATCACAGGGCCAGTCCCTCCACCTCTCTTGATAAGTTTATTAATTTGTTACTTGAAATATAAATTATGCAAATACCAAAGTCAATACATTCAGAAAATTTTAATTCATTTTCGTGATATGAACTCCTCCTTCCTTTATGACAAAGCTTTATTGCTCCCTGCTTATAACTAGGTCTAAAATCCATCGGTCCGATGCATTATTGATTGTTGTCCATTTGGTCCTAAATGCATATGCAGACCTGTGTCATAGCGGAAAAATCCTTGCAAATAAAATAAATATCCACATAGAATACTAAAGTGCATGCAAAACCTGTTTATCAAAAACCGATTGAGGAAATGGATAAGTAGGCAGCTTTTGCTCCAATAGTCACATGACAATCCCTTCCAATTGCGTTACTATAATATTCGTGCACAGAAAAAGACCGATCGGTGCTGCCAACACCAATCGGTCCGTCCAGTAATAGCATGATTCCCCTAGGGGATCTGCGCGAAAAGAGGTAAACGAACCACCCTTCTCGAGCTGCCAACTCAAGGGTGGTTATTTTTTCTGGTTCTTATCTGACAAGATCGCAACAATCAACGTTCCAAAGCCGATCATCAACGTCAACGCCTCTGCCACCGTCATCCGCTACACCACCCTCCATAAAGGAAAGAGTAATGCGCAAACCACCCTTGAGTCACCTATGCTATTGTCCTACCATTATATCAAAGGTTCAAAAAAGCCCATATATAACGAAAGTCCATTTTTTACCAAGGACGGCGTTACTATAGTACCTGCCAAAATGTCATCCGAACAAAGAAAAAGACCGCACGTATCTCCCCCCGTATCTCGAACCATAAGTCGGCCCCATTGAATGAACTTTTGACGAATTGAACCCAATAATGATCATGACTGCACTTTTGAAAATAAACAGCTTTTTTCATTCCCATTTATAAAATGAAACTTTTATACAGTCTGTTTCTTATATTAGTAAATTGATAAAAAGGAGCGAGGAGTTCATGATCATTTATGCATTGCTGGCTGTCGTTTTGGTTATCGGGTTCCTAGTTGGATTTAATCATGCAGAGTTCAAAAAAGCAGAAAAGGCTTTTCCCCCGCAAGGCAAATTCGTAACAGTGGACGGCCATACACTTCATTACATATCAGCAGGTACGGGGCAGCCTGTTGTGTTCCTTCATGGAGGCATGCTTTCGAGCAGGGATTTCGCAGCTGCTGTTCAATTGGCGGCTGCGCAGGGCTTCCATGCAATTGCTTTCGACAGACCGGGCTATGGTTACAGCAGCAGATCGACTGCCGGCAAAACGACTCCGGACTCCCAGGCCGTACTTCTCCATCATGCATTAAAGAAAATCGGTGTGGAGCAGCCAATCATTTTAGTCGGACATTCCTGGAGCGGGACCATGACACTTTCCTATGCACTGCAATTTCCATCCCTGGCTGCCGGACTGATCATCGCAGGAGGTGCCATGTATAAGGAGGGCTATCCTGCAGAACATGGCGATATACTATCCAAAATTGTCACCACCCCCGTGCTGGGAAGCATCCTGCTTCGTACCCTCTTGAAAACGCCTTTAGCAAAAAGAATGGCAAATACTATGGTCAAGCAGACATTCGCTCCCGAATCAGTCCCCGCCGGCTACACCGAAGCCACCTATGCATTGGGATTCCGTCCGCGGCACTTCCGAGCGAATCGGGAAGATGTCCTCGCTTTTCCCGGAGCATCGAAAAAACTCAGTGGACGGTATAAGGAAATAACGGTACCTGTTGTAATCATCGTCGGGGAACAGGACCCTTTCGGTACGATTGCACAGGCGGAGAGACTAAAGAAAGACATCCCTCATTCTTTATTGAAGCGTATCCCGGATATAGGCCATATGATTCCGGAGCTTCATCCAGAAGTCATAGTCGAAAGTATAAGGAGCCTGCCTGATGATTCCCTACCAAAAATGTCCTTCTAGAAACATCCGAACTTAAGCTCCATCCTTTATATAGGATCGTTTTCTTTTTGGGTGTTCCCCCATTTTGCCGTATTTCAGGCAAACCAGTATAATTTAAGCAGGAACTCCTATAATCGAGGTGGTCATCATGAACTTTAATCCAGTTACCAACAAACGTCTATACATACAAATTTACGAACAGATCGTCGAGCAAATGAAATCAGGTGCTTTCAAGATCGGCGACAAGCTTCCGTCGGAGCGGGAGCTTTGCGAACAATTCGGGGTCAGCCGGGCACCGGTCCGTCAGGCATTGAGCGCGCTTGAAATGAACGGGTTCACCTTCTCCAGACAAGGGGAAGGGGTCTACATCAAGTCATTGCCGGCCGATGAAGTGCTGTCGCCTGCCTTCCTTAAAAATGTCTCTCCTGAGGATATTGTAGAAGCTCGGATGAATATTGAACCGCTCATCGTACGATTTGCTGCCATGCGTGCGACAAAGGAAGATTTGGCAGAGCTGAATGAAACAATCCAGCAAATGGAACAGGAAACGAATGAAGGGGTATATGTACCGGAAACGGATGAGAAGCTGCATAACGGTATCGCGAAGGCATCCCATAATGATTTGTTCATTCAATTCATGGCCACGATCAGCAATGCGATGAAGCAGCAGCAGATGTGGACCTTCATCAGGGATCGGACAGTGACAAGACCTGACTTTCGCAGCGTGAACTTCCATGAGCATAAGAATTTGATCGAAGCGATCGAAGATCATGACGAGGAAAAAGCAGAGTCCTTGATGAAGCTGCACATGGATAATCTATATGAACGCTATTGGAAAGCATAAAAGGAGTCAGCATCTGCTGACTCCTTTTATGCTTCATTCAGCTGCAGTACCATCTTCCCGGCATTCCGGGCATACTCCATACAATACACGGCCGCCTTCCGGACTGACTGTGACATCGATCACATCTTCGCAATCCTGACAAATAATCGTTTGCTTCGAATTCAATTTCTCTTCCATTTTCTTCGCCTCCGATTGATTTTTTGGCCATGCCGCCATCAGCTTGATTTACCCAACTTCTTTTCTGCCATCCGGGACACTGCTTTTCCGGACTGCTTTACTAGGAATATTATGATGATGGAGCTCAGAATCATGCTAATACCAAGAAAAACCATACTCATCGTGAAGGAGCCCGTCGCATCACGGATATACCCAACAGCATACGGTCCAAAGAATCCACCAAGGTTCCCGATGCTATTGATCAAGGCAATCGCGCCTGCAGCTGCAGATTCTGTCAGGAAGGAAGGCGGGATCGCCCAAAACGGTGAATAAGCTCCAAAGGCTCCGCACAATGCGATTGTCAGCAACACAAAGGACAGGATGATGTTACTTTCAGCAACGTAACTGCTCGCGATCATCGCTACGGCGCTAGTCGTCAAGCAAGCTGCCACATGCCAGCGTCTTTCGTTCTTTTTATCCGAATGATTCCCTACCAGGATCATTGCGACCATCGCAATGGCATACATCAAGCCGAGCAGCCAGCCCAGACCCTGTGTACTCATGGACAATGACTCAGCCATTGTGTCCGTTACGGTCGGCAGGAACATATTGATGCCATAGTAGCCAAACATCCAGCAGAAGTAGCCCGCTGATAAAATCAGGACATCACGATCTTTAAGTGCCTGCGCGAACGTATAGTGCTTTACCTGCTGCTTTGCCTCCTTTTCTTTTTGTGTAACATGAAGCAGCCAGTTCTTCTCTTCCTCGGTTAGCCATTTCACGTCCTCCAGACGATCATCCAGATAGAAGAAACAGATGATACCGAGGATCATAGCTGGAACCGCTTCCAAAATAAACAACCACTGCCAGCCTGAAAGATTAAACCATTCGATCTGCATCAGGAACGTCGATAATGGCGCC from Terribacillus sp. FSL K6-0262 encodes:
- a CDS encoding GapA-binding peptide SR1P, encoding MEEKLNSKQTIICQDCEDVIDVTVSPEGGRVLYGVCPECREDGTAAE
- a CDS encoding alpha/beta hydrolase produces the protein MIIYALLAVVLVIGFLVGFNHAEFKKAEKAFPPQGKFVTVDGHTLHYISAGTGQPVVFLHGGMLSSRDFAAAVQLAAAQGFHAIAFDRPGYGYSSRSTAGKTTPDSQAVLLHHALKKIGVEQPIILVGHSWSGTMTLSYALQFPSLAAGLIIAGGAMYKEGYPAEHGDILSKIVTTPVLGSILLRTLLKTPLAKRMANTMVKQTFAPESVPAGYTEATYALGFRPRHFRANREDVLAFPGASKKLSGRYKEITVPVVIIVGEQDPFGTIAQAERLKKDIPHSLLKRIPDIGHMIPELHPEVIVESIRSLPDDSLPKMSF
- a CDS encoding AAA family ATPase, producing the protein MFLKRVKLLRDGKHHPHAYPYSIPAIQQLDELELAKPVTFFVGENGSGKSTLMEAIADICGFNTAGGGRNNIYEVDASEAALADDIRLSWLPKVTNGFFLRAESFYHFASHIDEIGSWDAYGGKSLHHQSHGEAFLSLFQNRFGGKAIYLLDEPEAALSPQRQLTFLRIIHDLEKSGEVQFIIATHSPILLGYPGAEILHFSEEGIQSIDYEETEHYQITKGFLQNREGYLKHLFSAE
- a CDS encoding acyl-CoA dehydrogenase family protein — translated: METITVNESARYLETAALLAQEFAKDAAERDKAGGTAKNQRDALRESGLLNIHIPKEYGGNGQPWSLVLRIVRELAKADAALGHLYGYHAFQTVLPHIAGNAKQKEHFYTQSAKNNWFWGNSSNPIEPSLIGKRQGDKYIVNGHNTFSTGARDSDRLAITWYDDAEKTTLYLGIIPTSRTGITINDDWDGMGQRQTDSGSVTFENVVVEADEVIDFTESKGTPLATFDAILSQIVLANVFVGSAEGALEEAKEYTINKSRPWYLTDYEKAIDDPFIQRSYGDFWIDIQAAVQLVEKAGRKVDEAWAQDRSLTEEERGETALLTGAANAFGTKVALDVTSGIFQVMGARSATRKNNFDRFWRNVRTHSLHNPIEYKRKNIGNWVLTGEYPTPTVYS
- a CDS encoding MFS transporter, whose product is MEQHMLEKSTTRKVTLRLIPFLFLCFFISILDRVNISFAALQMNEDLGFSNAVFGLGAGIFFLGYFLLEVPGSAIMTRIGARRWISRIMVSWAIIAILMAFVTEPWQFYTARFLLGVAEASFYPCMVYYLSGFFQSKHHAKAIAAFMLAIPGANAVGAPLSTFLMQIEWFNLSGWQWLFILEAVPAMILGIICFFYLDDRLEDVKWLTEEEKNWLLHVTQKEKEAKQQVKHYTFAQALKDRDVLILSAGYFCWMFGYYGINMFLPTVTDTMAESLSMSTQGLGWLLGLMYAIAMVAMILVGNHSDKKNERRWHVAACLTTSAVAMIASSYVAESNIILSFVLLTIALCGAFGAYSPFWAIPPSFLTESAAAGAIALINSIGNLGGFFGPYAVGYIRDATGSFTMSMVFLGISMILSSIIIIFLVKQSGKAVSRMAEKKLGKSS
- a CDS encoding FadR/GntR family transcriptional regulator, translated to MNFNPVTNKRLYIQIYEQIVEQMKSGAFKIGDKLPSERELCEQFGVSRAPVRQALSALEMNGFTFSRQGEGVYIKSLPADEVLSPAFLKNVSPEDIVEARMNIEPLIVRFAAMRATKEDLAELNETIQQMEQETNEGVYVPETDEKLHNGIAKASHNDLFIQFMATISNAMKQQQMWTFIRDRTVTRPDFRSVNFHEHKNLIEAIEDHDEEKAESLMKLHMDNLYERYWKA
- a CDS encoding putative holin-like toxin is translated as MTVAEALTLMIGFGTLIVAILSDKNQKK
- a CDS encoding GNAT family N-acetyltransferase → MSIMFKEMDTEQVQRYMEFMIPSYAENVSSNTGIPKEAALHDAKTQLHTLLAEENRKKDQYIGYIFCAEKEANVGVIWYNTQKERDRIFIYHIYIEEAFRKMGYASAALTHMEEAAKHEGIGNLALNVFAANEAAQHLYKRLGYETASMMKTKKL